Within Citrus sinensis cultivar Valencia sweet orange chromosome 1, DVS_A1.0, whole genome shotgun sequence, the genomic segment TCCTGATAACTTATGTGCTAAGTGCAGTTTGTGTAGTCACAATGATGATAAATGTCTAAGGCACTTAGAGCAGGTGTAACATATCTTAATAATTCATTGTGctttatcttattttacttctgttttctttgtttattattattcttattcttattattactttGGTCCATGGCATGGACTATGTACTTGGTCACTTGGAGTGGGAATCTCTCCTCCCTTTGATGCCTCTTCCTGTCCAAAACATTGTAGTTTCAGGCATGATTGAGCTGTTCGTAGTATGGCATTAGAACATAGTACTCTTTTCCAATCTCACCATGGATAATAAGTTATTTGTACCATAGTGTAAAGAAGGGTGCTAGTAATGAGTTGACCTCCTTAATATCAGAATGCAGTTTTACAACCAACCCCGATTGTTTTAGTGTAATCAATCAGCAGGATGTATTGCTGTTTTGATTAAATGCATAAGCAGATTTACTTCTTGAATGTTATCGTTGTTTTTTGCTTGAATTTTTAAGCATTTTAGAACTTTGAAGGTGAAGATAATAAGAATTGGTAGTTGCTTCATATGATTCAATGGATCTGTGTCTTAGACTCCCTTGCTTTTGGTCCTCAAGAGTAGCTTAAAAGTCCCTTAGATGACTGATTATTTGTCGCTGTATGCCATATAACAATTGTAGTGATACATTTTCCAATCTTATCTGGTTTAAGTTCAAAAGGTTAACATAATTTTCTAGTGTGATACATATTCTCTCTTTGTTTCCAAAGAACTGAACTAGCACCATAACAAACTTAAATATCTctacgatttttttttctttcgtgTACTTGGTTTCTTTGGTTATTTGTAATACCTTGACTCTATATATGTTGCAGGTGCCCCCAACTCTGAGATTTGTATTGGATGGTGAAATGCCTGATTATTTGCTTGCGAAGGATTTGATTTTACAAGTAAGTTTCCTTGGCTCTTCaggaatttttttccccttgtCAATTGAGTCATACACACCCTGAAAGGATGtggatttgaatttataaGTTAATATAGAATGATAAGTGCTTCCCTTTTGTTGTGTtgtaaattattgttatgttGCAGATAATTGGTGAAATATCTGTGGCTGGTGCAACATATAAATCTATGGAGTTTGTTGGCACAACTGTTGAACGTTTAAGTGTAAGTAAATTTCAGTTGATCACTGGTTCCAAGGATATTAGGTTTTTCTGAATTACGAACttctcctttttattttatgcttaaaTAGTTGtgaatttcatcattttgtgGGTACTTGCACTATAAAGATGGAAGAACGCATGACATTATGCAACATGGTTGTCGAAGCTGGGGGAAAGAACGGTGTAGTCCCTGCTGATGGTACAACATTTAAATATCTTGAGGTAAGTGTAACAGGTAATTGTATGCATTTTGTTCATATTTCACTGCTTGGACAATTGCTTATTCTTTGtggaaaatgttttattttgttttctgtttcttcttcACCTAGTcttataaagtatttattggaatttcttttcttttgttttccattTCTTCCCTACCTACACTTATCAAGAGTTTTCTTTTGTTAGCATGGAGTTATAGTATTATCTTTCGTTTTATGCAGGATAAGACATCGTTGCCCTATGAACCAGTTTATAGTGATGAGAAAGCAAGGTAGTCTTTTGTGATTGAATGGTTATTAAAGACCATTTCTTAATATATTAGAGTTGCATTCGTGATTCTCATCAAGATCTGCTATTTTCAGATTTCTCTGAAATTTCACAAGCACACAAATTGGAATTGATATGGAAATTTGCTGTAGTTGTATGTAGTAGACATTCTTactggttttcttttttctgctCAATCACTCTGTAATTTTCACTGCTAAATGaacagataaaataatattcaacATGAAGAGATTTAAAAGTGTATTATCCAACTTCATATGGTGACCAAAACCCTTCCGTATTTGAGAGGGTTGGGAGCGAGATACTGGATCAATACTTAACACCAATTAAAAATCCTTTCTCTTGCgagaaaattatattatgtcaATGCCTTTGAATGGTAGTTAGTGTTCTGAAATCACTTGCTGAAATCTTACTAGGAAGAAATTAAGTAGACAAAAGTGGAACTTGTGccaacaaaattatttggatCCATAGTTGTTGACTTAGTTTTCTGTGATTACGCCAttctacattttcttttttaccccTTTCTGAAACAAAAGGTGTACTACTTATATTCTCATCTCTAGACTGTGCTCACTTAGGAGTTGTctaatttctaatttcttcTTGGAAACTTGTTTTAGATTATGAGTCTGTAATTAAACTgtgtaattttgtaattttagttGTGTTCTGTTCAGACgacttatatgtttaattcaTGATGAggaaattttcatattttatgttctctttttatcttctGTGATTATATCCAACCTCTTCATGCTATTAGAATTCACCGTACTTGATTGTATTTCCTTTTGTTGGCTCGTAGTTTCCTGTCCGAATACAGATTTGATATCTCGAAGCTGGAGCCACTGGTGGCAAAGGTGTGTGATTTTATGTAGTTCTTAAGTGAATATTTCTCACtctgttcttttatttttatttttttcgaaTTTCGAATTTCCTTTAGTGAATCTCAGTTCTTGGTTGTTTGTTATCTTTTGATTGCCATGAGTAATGTTGTCTATCTACTTATGCAGCCTCATTCTCCTGACAATCGGGCTTTAGCAAGAGAGTGCAAAGATGTAAAAATTGACAGAGTATACATTGGATCTTGCACTGGTGGAAAAACAGAAGACTTTCTTGCTGCAGCGAAAGTCTTCTTAGCTTCAGTACGAGCTATATCCATTATCGCTTTTTTTAGACAACCCATTGAGTCATACAAAAACCTGCTGCATCCTAGCTTGAATGAAATGGAAGACAATAAACACCTTTATCACATTGTTGTCACTGACTGGTTTTCATGaccttatttgtttattaagaaaatatgaaaatttgtcCTCCGCCTCGAGTTCCTGGGAGAGACCAAATTTATTCGTTATTTTATAACAATGGTTTTGTGTTTGGATTATTCTTTCACATGCAACCTTTAacctttaaaattaaattgtttgtcTTCAGGGCAAAAAGGTCAAAGTTCCAACATTTCTTGTCCCTGCTACCCAAAAGGTTTGTTATGCTGCCCTATTTTGCACTTAAATTTCATTAGAGTTGCTGTTTGTAGTTTAAAATGTCATATTATTTTGGGTGAAATTGACAGGTATGGATGGACGTATACACTCTTCCAGTACCAGGATCTGGTGGCAAGACTTGCTCTCAGATATTTGAAGAAGCTGGTTGCGACACACCTGCGAGTCCTAGTTGCGGTGCTTGTTTGGGTGGCCCTAAAGACACTTATGCACGCATGAATGAACCTATGGCAAGTTTTTCCCCTTATTGATCTTCAAATGCATAGAGTTTCataattgaatatatatatcctCTCAATTCACTCTTTGATATTATATTGGGTATGTTGGTCTTAATGTGAGCATTGAGTACTACAGTGCTGTTGCTGCCATGTAAGTTTTAAATGACGTATCAAATGGGGTATAGAGAAATATACATTGTAGAAATGAAGAAATCATCGTGAGGATGTTTAACTTTTCCTTTCACATGTTCGTGCACATACACATAGAATGACGACAATAACCAAAAATGAAAGGGAAAACAAGAAAGAAGTCCATCTAATTTGTAAAGTGCTTTTTCAGCCGAGTAATCAACCTATTTTGACTTACAACTGCAGTGTTCCATAGGCTGCTTTCTCATACTTCTATTGTGCAACATTTCAACCTATCCTCTTTATCTCAACACAACCAAGGTTTTGTCGATGCATAGGATGCAGCATAAGTAAATCTAACACATAATTTGGAAGGAGAATTGGTTTTAATGAGTTCAGATATACCATCTTCATGATCAATGTGGTTGATTTATCCCAGTTATTGTTAACATCATTACTAAAATCTTTGAATAACTCTTTGAAGGCTGTTTATCATTGCAGGTCTGTGTCTCCACGACAAATAGGAACTTCCCTGGACGGATGGGACACAAGGAAGGCCAAATATATCTTGCTTCTCCATACACAGCTGCAGCATCTGCTTTGACTGGTTATGTCACTGATCCAAGGGAGTTCTTGGAGTAGACTGATCAAATACTGAATCGATCACGTATGTACACTATGTGATATCATATTCTTCTTGCCGAGGGACAAGGGCTATGTGGATGTGACTTAGATCTGAAGAACTGTTTTCCCTTGCTTCTTCAAGCATATTTTGTATGTTATGACACATTGTGACtgttaattttgtactaataAAATAGGAATAATGAGGTATGTACAATAATTAGTACAATAAAtagcataaaatttataagagaaaaaatttaaaaagtagattgcagtattttttattatttatttattaattattattattatttgtgtgGTGAAATTTTTTGGTGCTCTGTGTACTAAGTGTAATGCTAAGCTAAAATGTGTATGGTAATTTCCGTAAAGAGTTTTGGGTGAGGAtcgattattactatttgtgaACAAAGTCTAGATGGTAATTATTAAGCAATCTGCGGGATCGCAAGTTGGATACTAACCAAGCGACATTATAATGATTGACAATAATATGAGCAAATAGGACATGACAATATAATATGAGCAAATCATTTAAAACTTATACTATTTGGCAGCAAATTGCCTGCACAAGTTTTTTGGAGTCAGCAAATTGCCTGTAATAGGTTTTCGGAGTCGAGGGGAGCATGCACGTGCAAACATAAGTCCATTTTGGTTCTTGATGCCAACTTCACGAACTAAAAATACTGACTTGAGAAcgaaaagtttttattattgcaAAGTGGATGCCAAAAACAACTATATGAAACAAGTACGATTTGAAAACcgtattatataattttcactAACGTATACAGAGATTAACATCACTAGTAGCTATACATCATAATTCAGTAACTGAAACTCAACTCATCATCTACCACGGGCTAGGATTCACCCAACAAGGTGGTGGCAGAATCTTGAGCTGATGAGTACGTAAAAATGACTCAACATTTCTGTTCTCCAAGCTAAAAACTCCCATGTCGTGCCCGCCGTACAAATAATCTTCATCCATTCGATCCCAATAATCATCTGTAAAGTAAATCGAATTCTGTTTGTATATAGTAGAAGATGAAGATATTGAGACTGATGTGGATTGATTTGCACCCAAAAACAGCGATTCGTCGCCCAAAGAACCTACCTCCACCCAACTCTTCTGACCCAAATCCAGCTTATAGACATGAAAGACTAGAGTTTTGTATGGACAAACCAAAGGGTGCGTGTCTTCTTCAGTCAACAAATCATGCTCATGAACAGGCTCATCATCTGCATTTACTAGCTCTCCTACAAATCTCACTGCAAGCATAATATCTCCCTTTGTTGACTGCACCAAGTACAATCTAGCATTATAAAGATCTCCGAATTCTCCCCAAAACTGCCCTGATTTCTCTGGAAAACTCACCTCAACCTCCATTGTTTTAATTGGCTTATTCAATCCATCAAAACCCCAACATTCGACTGAAGCGTTGCTGCCAATTGCATAAAGCTGATTTCTGCTGCATATGATGTCTTCATAAGGCTGATGCTTGCCATCAAGATCAGTCCAAGAATTATCTCCATTCTGGCAGTAAGCAATCTTCTTTTCATGGCCACAAATGACCACTGCTCCAAAGTTGTTGATGTTGAGACACGGGTCGGATGAAAGAATTGCTTTGTGGATGAGACTTTCACGCAAATTATTCATGTAACGAATTGGGTTCTTCTGATAATCATAAGTGATGTAGTATCCGTTTTCTTGAGATTTCTCAATGTCGAGTACACCAAGAAGAGGACCAATGCAAGGAAGCTGTGCATGACGAATCCGCAGAGAAGGGTTAAAGAGCAAAGGAAAAGCTCTTTCATCCAAGAAAATCAGCCAACTGTGCGAAGAACCAATGCAACAATTCTCAGTAAACTCCTCAGGCACAATCTCCGAAGCACCGTTACCATCCGTTCCGTCCTCTTGAGGAAAAAGCTTCAGCGACGGAGCCTGAGGAGGCTGATTCTGAGACTTGAAGCTTATGAAAGATTTTGCTGTCTGAAACCAGTGCGAACAAACGGATTCGGAGACAAGAACATCCGGGAAAGACAAGTGCTCAAAGATTGAATCCAGAATTTCACTCGGAATCTCTGCCCACTTCGATGATGTAAAGTTGcatctttttctcttgaagCAAGCCATAACTAGAGTGTTTGCCGTGTATAGAGAGTTTCTTTTCTAGAGTGATGAATAGAATAGTGAAACGAGAAAATGGGTGACTAGTATGTTTTATAGATCAGTTGAAGCATGTTACCTTGTTCATAAAGGAAAGAGGCTTCCAAAGTGGTTTTAGAAACTAACTTGGATTAGGAATTCACAATGCCCTTTTGGGTAAggaaatggaaattaaataattaagaggCTTTAAAATTAGAAACGGTGAAGGATTTTGTTAGTATACATTTCCTTTTACGACAGGGATATGCAATTGACTGGTTTTTGGTTTTGGTAAGTGCATATGGGTCAAATTGCTCGGAGTTATTGGCGTGCAGCGGACGCTTTTTGCCCTAGGAGTTAACGTAACAATTATGTGATTACCTTAAGAAGCAAGAAACATTTTCTTCTATTTCGGGATACTGGGAACAAAAAATATTCAGGTTTCCAATAGATAAATGTTCTTGTACTTGTGATACACGTTCTAATCCTttccaaataaatatataatgaatTTTGCAATTTGCTTCGGTCCTGCTACGTAATTTATGGTCTTGTTACCTCCAGTTTttaagataatataattattcattCCACTTATCAATTTTGAACAATGCTACTTACTACAGATAAACATTCTAGAATTACATAACAAACAGGGGAGATGTAGGAgtgaaattttgattgaataGGTTTCTTAACACGTTCTCATTATGGACATAAAGGCAATAATTAATCGTAAACTTTAACTTATTTACGGTAAAACTAAGAACAGCGGAGTAGCTCTCGCCTTTATTTTGTAGATTTTCGAGCTTAGCTCTTTAGAGCCGGCCTATTGCCATGGTTGTAGAAACTTAAACAGTTTGGTTTCCttgattgtaatataataaGAGAGGCAACAGATTAGAGCCTCGAGTATTGCGGTTTGCTGATGATTTAGAATAGCTGGAAATGACCCTCAAGTAAAAGCAAGAAGTAAGTGTGTAATTGAACAAAGAGAGGCTGTAATCGTATAGATTCTGTTCAATTGCTGTTATTATATAAAGTAATACGCCTTTTTGGAAACTtgggaaatatttatcaaGTAATCAAGTTCTCTATATTTCGGGAATCAAAAATGTCAATATTTCAGAAACATGACAATGCAATAAAATTCCAAATAATTCTGAAAAACAAGTAACTAATAGTAGTATTATAACACACAACCACTCATCTCCATTAATTTGTAATCAGATCACATTAGTGAATGAAGAATCTCTTTTTTGTGTTCTGATATTTCTTTCAACTCCCTGTACCTTTTTTTCACCAAACAAACACCATAAAATCTCGAGAAAAATTGAAGGTGAAGTTAGAACTCCCtgtactctttttctttttctttcttttttttcaaccaACCAAACTCTATAAAATCTAGAGAAAAAAGATTGAAGGGGAATTCAGAGCTCCTTCAAGaggtatttctttttcaaaaggaTGGTTTAAATTACTATTTGGTTGAGGCCAATCTTAAGATACTACGCTTCGACCGTCAATTTAACAATAGAGGTGTAGATCTCGGCTCATTAAACCCTAGtattttcttattgttttaATAACGCATATCAGTGGAGTTTTTTGTTCCCCTCACTTAGACTTttggataaaataatttttctcttctctattttttaacGCCCACTTGTCAAAGCTACAACACATTATATGAAACTGGtagaatttcttttaattaagacAACAAAATAGAAgtgatcaattttttttgtttttgtgtctTCTTTACTGAATGAAAAACAAtcacttcaaaaaaaaaaaattacacgaTTCTTTATATATGCAAATTTATTCTTCTAATTACTtactattttttcaaaaaataataaataaacatatttaatttactagGCACCAAAAAGTGAGGGGTTACGCCAGACCCCTTACCTatagattaataaaaataaatgaaaacatcAGGAAGGGCTCAAGAACCAAAA encodes:
- the LOC102613284 gene encoding 3-isopropylmalate dehydratase large subunit, chloroplastic, which produces MASSVISPAPTSSFINNKKDLGSFCFSSTSQFSVNKCKKLAVSKKIVSVMAPQQSERRPATTGSVKNAMTLTEKIFARASEKPQLSPGDNVWVNVDILMTHDVCGPGSFGIFKKEFGENAKVWDREKIVIIPDHYIFTSDERANRNVDILRDFCMEQNIKYFYDIKDLGNFKANPDYKGVCHIALAQEGHCRPGEVLLGTDSHTCTAGAFGQFATGIGNTDAGFILGTGKVLLKVPPTLRFVLDGEMPDYLLAKDLILQIIGEISVAGATYKSMEFVGTTVERLSMEERMTLCNMVVEAGGKNGVVPADGTTFKYLEDKTSLPYEPVYSDEKASFLSEYRFDISKLEPLVAKPHSPDNRALARECKDVKIDRVYIGSCTGGKTEDFLAAAKVFLASGKKVKVPTFLVPATQKVWMDVYTLPVPGSGGKTCSQIFEEAGCDTPASPSCGACLGGPKDTYARMNEPMVCVSTTNRNFPGRMGHKEGQIYLASPYTAAASALTGYVTDPREFLE
- the LOC102623175 gene encoding F-box protein SKIP23-like, translating into MACFKRKRCNFTSSKWAEIPSEILDSIFEHLSFPDVLVSESVCSHWFQTAKSFISFKSQNQPPQAPSLKLFPQEDGTDGNGASEIVPEEFTENCCIGSSHSWLIFLDERAFPLLFNPSLRIRHAQLPCIGPLLGVLDIEKSQENGYYITYDYQKNPIRYMNNLRESLIHKAILSSDPCLNINNFGAVVICGHEKKIAYCQNGDNSWTDLDGKHQPYEDIICSRNQLYAIGSNASVECWGFDGLNKPIKTMEVEVSFPEKSGQFWGEFGDLYNARLYLVQSTKGDIMLAVRFVGELVNADDEPVHEHDLLTEEDTHPLVCPYKTLVFHVYKLDLGQKSWVEVGSLGDESLFLGANQSTSVSISSSSTIYKQNSIYFTDDYWDRMDEDYLYGGHDMGVFSLENRNVESFLRTHQLKILPPPCWVNPSPW